One part of the Pogona vitticeps strain Pit_001003342236 chromosome W, PviZW2.1, whole genome shotgun sequence genome encodes these proteins:
- the LOC144584977 gene encoding uncharacterized protein LOC144584977, with the protein MECEKSFSERRNLPSHQRTHTGEKPHKCMECGKSFSQSGHLRLHQMTHTGEKPHKCMECGKSFSRSDSLTIHQRIHTGEKPHKCMECGKSFSQSGQLRLHQMTHTGEKPHKCMECGKSFSRSDSLTIHQRIHTGEKPHKCMECGKSFSQSGQLRLHQRTHTGEKPHKCMECGKSFSQSGQLRLHQRTHTGEKPYKCMECGKSFSRNSQLRVHQRTHTGEKPHKCIECGKSFTSSGQLRVHQRTHTGEKPHKCMECGKSFTSSGQLRVHQRTHTGEKPHKCMECGKSFTSSGQLRVHQRTHTGEKPHKCMECGKSFSRNSQLRVHQRTHTGEKPHKCMECGKSFSQSGDLKLHQRTHTGEKPHKCMECGKSFSQSGQLRLHQRTHTGEKPDKCMECGKSFSRNGVLRSHQRTHTGEKPHKCMECGKSFSHSGVLRSHQRTHTGEKPYKCMECGKSFLSSGQLRLHQRTHTGEEPHKCMECGKSFSRNGDLRLHQRTHAGEKPHKCMECGKSFSHSGVLRSHQRTHTGEKPYKCMECGKSFSQSGKLRLHQWTHTGEKPHKCLECGKSFSQSGNLKLHQRTHTGEKPHKCMECGKSFSCNGDLRLHQRTHTGEKPHKCLECGKSFSQSGNLKLHQRTHTGEKPYKCMECGKSFSQSGKLRLHQRTHTGEKPYKCMECGKSFLSSGQLRVHQRAHSILC; encoded by the coding sequence atggaatgtgaaaagagtttcagcgagagaagaaatctgccttcacatcaaaggacccacactggggagaaaccacataaatgcatggaatgtggaaagagctttagtcagagtggtcatcttaggttacatcaaatgacccacactggggagaaaccacataaatgcatggaatgtgggaagagctttagtcgcagtgattcCCTTACgatacatcaaagaattcacactggagagaaaccacataaatgcatggaatgtggaaagagctttagtcagagtggtcagcttaggttacatcaaatgacccacactggggagaaaccacataaatgcatggaatgtgggaagagctttagtcgcagtgattcCCTTACgatacatcaaagaattcacactggagagaaaccacataaatgcatggaatgtggaaagagctttagtcagagtggtcagcttaggttacatcaaaggacccacactggggagaaaccacataaatgcatggaatgtggaaagagctttagtcagagtggtcagcttaggttacatcaaaggacccacactggggagaaaccatataaatgcatggaatgtggaaagagctttagtcgcaatagtcagcttagggtacatcaaagaacccacactggggagaaaccacataaatgcatagaatgtggaaagagctttactagcagtggtcagcttagggtacatcaaaggacccacactggggagaaaccacataaatgcatggaatgtggaaagagctttactagcagtggtcagcttagggtacatcaaaggacccacactggggagaaaccacataaatgcatggaatgtggaaagagctttactagcagtggtcagcttagggtacatcaaaggacccacactggggagaaaccacataaatgcatggaatgtggaaagagctttagtcgcaatagtcagcttagggtacatcaaaggacccacactggggagaaaccacataaatgcatggaatgtggaaagagctttagtcagagtggtgaccttaagttacatcaaaggacccacactggggagaaaccacataaatgtatggaatgtgggaagagctttagtcagagtggtcagcttaggttacatcaaaggacccacactggggagaaacctgataaatgcatggaatgtggaaagagctttagtcgcaatggtgtccttaggtcacatcaaaggacccacactggggagaaaccacataaatgcatggaatgtggaaagagctttagtcacagtggtgtccttaggtcacatcaaaggactcacactggggagaaaccatataaatgcatggaatgtggaaagagttttctttcaagtggtcagcttaggttacatcaaaggacccacactggggaggaaccacataaatgcatggaatgtggaaagagctttagtcgcaatggtgatcttaggttacatcaaaggacccacgctggggagaaaccacataaatgcatggaatgtggaaagagctttagtcacagtggtgtccttaggtcacatcaaaggacccacactggggagaaaccatataaatgcatggaatgtggaaagagctttagtcagagtggtaagcttaggttacatcaatggacccacactggggagaaaccacataaatgcttggaatgtgggaagagctttagtcagagtggtaaccttaagttacatcaaaggacccacactggggagaaaccacataaatgcatggaatgtggaaagagctttagttgcaatggtgatcttaggttacatcaaaggacccacactggggagaaaccacataaatgcttggaatgtgggaagagctttagtcagagtggtaaccttaagttacatcaaaggacccacactggggagaaaccatataaatgcatggaatgtggaaagagctttagtcagagtggtaagcttaggttacatcaaaggacccacactggggagaaaccatataaatgcatggaatgtggaaagagctttctttcaagtggtcagcttagggtccATCAAagagctcattcaattttgtgctga